One Lentisphaera araneosa HTCC2155 genomic region harbors:
- a CDS encoding diaminopimelate decarboxylase, translating into MQNFTFLNKEIISKLNEQHRTPFYVYSQKVIEKQCQAILAIPAPFGLTARYAIKANPNTAILKVIENTGFHFDASSEYEVIRCLKAGIAADKIQLTSQEMSSEHLELIIKEGVRFNACSLEQLKRYAAKAPKGSEISIRINPGLGSGSSRKTNVGGPSSSFGIWFEQVDEVKRFADGCGLRITRLHSHIGSGADPAVWERAASLTLAVARQLPEVTVLNLGGGFKVARHSDEVSTSIEAVGQTVADVLKKEAEETGRKYHLELEPGTFLVANAGSLVCSVDDITNTGDEGYTFLKINAGMDMLTRPALYAAHHPCLPLSDSSEKVEYVITGHCCESGDLFSVSADDTLEPRSLPKTNIGDTIIIEGAGAYCASMSLKNYNSFPQVAELILDKDDQAHIIRKREEMEQILANEVLPSYL; encoded by the coding sequence ATGCAAAATTTTACTTTCCTTAATAAAGAAATCATTTCTAAGCTCAACGAACAGCACCGTACCCCCTTTTACGTTTACTCACAAAAAGTGATTGAAAAGCAATGCCAGGCAATTTTGGCGATTCCCGCACCCTTCGGTCTAACGGCTCGCTACGCCATCAAAGCCAATCCGAATACCGCTATATTAAAAGTAATTGAGAATACGGGCTTCCACTTTGACGCCTCAAGTGAATATGAAGTTATACGCTGCTTAAAAGCTGGTATAGCTGCTGACAAAATCCAACTCACCTCACAGGAAATGAGTTCAGAACACTTGGAGCTCATTATTAAAGAGGGCGTTCGCTTTAACGCCTGCTCACTGGAACAGCTTAAACGCTATGCAGCCAAAGCTCCAAAGGGAAGTGAAATCTCTATACGCATTAACCCCGGATTAGGTTCTGGATCTAGCCGTAAAACAAATGTTGGTGGCCCCTCCTCTTCTTTCGGCATTTGGTTCGAACAAGTCGATGAAGTCAAGCGATTTGCAGACGGTTGCGGACTTCGCATCACTCGTCTCCATTCACATATTGGCTCTGGTGCCGATCCCGCTGTTTGGGAACGCGCCGCTAGCCTCACTCTTGCTGTCGCTCGCCAACTCCCTGAAGTCACAGTACTTAACCTTGGCGGAGGCTTCAAAGTCGCTCGCCACTCAGACGAAGTATCCACTTCTATTGAAGCTGTTGGGCAAACTGTTGCTGATGTCCTCAAGAAAGAAGCCGAAGAAACTGGACGCAAGTATCACCTTGAACTGGAACCAGGAACCTTTCTCGTTGCTAATGCGGGCTCACTTGTTTGCTCTGTCGACGACATCACGAACACGGGTGATGAAGGTTACACTTTCCTCAAAATCAACGCGGGCATGGACATGCTCACACGCCCTGCCCTCTACGCAGCTCACCACCCTTGCTTACCCTTAAGTGACAGTTCAGAAAAAGTTGAGTACGTGATCACGGGTCATTGCTGTGAAAGCGGCGACCTTTTCTCTGTTTCTGCTGACGATACTCTGGAACCACGTTCATTGCCAAAAACTAATATTGGCGATACAATCATTATCGAAGGTGCAGGAGCTTACTGCGCTTCAATGTCTTTGAAAAACTATAACTCCTTCCCTCAAGTTGCAGAACTCATCTTAGATAAAGATGATCAAGCACACATTATTAGGAAGCGTGAAGAAATGGAGCAAATCCTCGCCAACGAAGTACTGCCCTCTTACCTTTAA
- the rpmJ gene encoding 50S ribosomal protein L36, translated as MKVRASVKKMCEHCRVIKREGIVRVICSKNPRHKQRQG; from the coding sequence ATGAAAGTTAGAGCTTCAGTTAAAAAAATGTGTGAGCATTGCCGCGTTATCAAGCGTGAGGGTATTGTCAGAGTGATCTGCAGCAAGAACCCTAGACACAAACAGAGACAAGGGTAA
- the rpsM gene encoding 30S ribosomal protein S13, whose protein sequence is MPRIMGVDIPTNKKIKISLTYIYGIGSATALEILEKAKIDPDKRASELNDADISAIVKLLDSSYEVEGDLRRQLALSVRRLQAVNCYRGRRHKHSLPCRGQRTKTNARTRKGKKKTIGAVRDKSARNQMK, encoded by the coding sequence ATGCCAAGAATTATGGGTGTCGACATACCGACAAACAAAAAAATTAAGATCTCTCTTACGTATATCTACGGGATTGGTTCAGCGACCGCTCTTGAGATTTTAGAAAAAGCAAAAATTGATCCCGATAAGCGTGCATCAGAACTTAATGATGCTGATATTTCGGCAATCGTTAAATTATTAGATTCTTCTTACGAAGTTGAAGGTGACCTCAGAAGACAATTAGCTCTTTCTGTACGTCGTCTCCAAGCGGTTAATTGCTACCGTGGTCGTCGTCACAAACACAGTCTTCCTTGTCGTGGTCAAAGAACCAAGACAAATGCTCGTACCAGAAAAGGTAAGAAGAAGACTATCGGTGCGGTACGTGACAAATCAGCACGTAACCAGATGAAATAA
- the rpsK gene encoding 30S ribosomal protein S11, producing the protein MADFLEDDPNAIQLKQVTRKKGAKGRTPVNVTNGIVHVVATFNNTKVSVSDVHGNVLAWSSAGKMGFKGSRKSTAYAAQLVATEAAKRAMTYGMREVEVRVKGPGAGRESAVRGVSAAGLDISLIKDVTPIPHNGCRPPKRRRV; encoded by the coding sequence ATGGCAGATTTTTTAGAAGATGACCCGAATGCAATTCAGCTTAAGCAGGTCACAAGAAAGAAGGGTGCAAAAGGTCGCACTCCAGTAAACGTAACAAACGGCATTGTGCACGTTGTTGCAACATTCAACAATACTAAAGTATCAGTTTCTGACGTACACGGCAATGTTCTTGCTTGGTCATCAGCTGGTAAAATGGGTTTCAAAGGTTCTAGAAAGAGCACAGCTTATGCTGCTCAACTAGTTGCTACAGAAGCTGCTAAGCGTGCAATGACTTATGGCATGCGCGAAGTTGAAGTTAGAGTTAAAGGTCCTGGTGCTGGTCGTGAATCAGCTGTTCGTGGCGTAAGCGCTGCAGGTCTTGACATTAGTTTAATCAAAGACGTTACACCCATCCCTCACAATGGTTGTCGTCCACCTAAGAGAAGAAGGGTTTAA
- the rpsD gene encoding 30S ribosomal protein S4 — MGKYSGNKGKICRRFGVNLFGNMKYDKVLAKRPNPPGVHGANAARKKLSEYGKQLVEKQKLKITYGLREKQFRITFDRAAKLSGVTGNNLMVLLEARLDNVVYRLGFAPTRSAARQLVGHGHIRINGRRCNIPSYSVRPGDVVSLKDSSRSKALVQRFLDGARGETPEWVSLIKDELKGEIVRLPEREEIPSVADELMVVELYSK, encoded by the coding sequence ATGGGTAAATATTCCGGAAATAAAGGTAAAATCTGCCGTCGCTTTGGTGTTAACCTCTTCGGCAACATGAAGTATGACAAAGTTTTAGCTAAGCGTCCTAATCCTCCAGGGGTTCACGGTGCTAACGCAGCAAGAAAGAAACTTTCTGAATACGGTAAGCAGCTCGTAGAGAAGCAAAAACTTAAAATTACTTATGGCCTCAGAGAAAAGCAGTTCCGCATCACTTTCGATCGCGCTGCAAAACTCAGTGGTGTTACTGGTAACAACTTGATGGTTCTTCTCGAAGCACGCCTCGATAACGTTGTTTACCGTTTAGGTTTTGCACCAACTCGTTCAGCTGCTCGTCAGCTTGTTGGTCACGGTCACATTCGTATCAACGGTCGTCGTTGTAACATTCCTTCATACAGTGTTCGCCCTGGTGATGTTGTGTCTCTTAAAGATTCATCACGTTCAAAAGCACTCGTTCAGAGATTCCTTGATGGCGCTCGTGGCGAGACTCCTGAATGGGTTAGTCTTATCAAAGACGAACTTAAAGGCGAAATCGTACGTCTCCCAGAACGCGAAGAAATTCCTTCTGTTGCAGACGAATTGATGGTCGTAGAACTTTACTCAAAATAA
- a CDS encoding DNA-directed RNA polymerase subunit alpha: protein MGSTQAQFAMPQNMVLDEATATEKYGKFIAEPFEKGFGHTLGNGLRRVLLHSLEGVAVTWIKIDGVLHEYAQAADVVEDVTEIVLNFKNVRFTAEGDLPRKLELRANTKGPVTAADIVTDGVTQVVNPEQYICTLDKDTPLRIEFEVASGRGWKSADDNKPSEAPIGLIPVDSLFSPIERVSYDVSDTRVGQMTDYDKLELEIWTDGRISPEDALRKSAIILRDHLCVFTDDNPEDSTASLIQTPEDEAILSKMLIPVTSVELSVRAQNCLRNAEIKYLGELIQKSESEMLKYRNFGKKSLDEIKDKMLEMGITLNMKLKDEVRVAFNKKLEKEEMKSDAS, encoded by the coding sequence ATGGGCTCTACACAAGCACAATTTGCTATGCCTCAAAACATGGTTTTAGACGAAGCTACAGCTACTGAAAAGTACGGTAAATTTATCGCAGAACCATTCGAGAAAGGCTTCGGACACACTTTAGGCAACGGCCTTAGACGTGTACTTTTGCACTCTTTAGAGGGCGTAGCGGTTACGTGGATCAAGATTGACGGCGTTCTTCACGAATATGCTCAAGCAGCAGATGTCGTGGAAGATGTTACTGAAATTGTATTAAACTTCAAAAATGTCCGTTTTACTGCAGAGGGTGACCTTCCTCGCAAACTTGAACTTCGTGCTAATACGAAGGGCCCAGTTACTGCTGCAGATATTGTTACTGACGGTGTAACTCAAGTAGTTAACCCTGAACAGTACATTTGCACTTTGGACAAAGATACCCCGCTCAGAATAGAATTTGAAGTAGCTTCTGGCCGTGGCTGGAAGTCTGCTGATGATAATAAGCCTTCAGAAGCACCTATCGGTCTTATTCCTGTTGACTCACTATTCAGTCCTATCGAACGTGTTAGTTACGATGTATCAGATACACGTGTAGGTCAAATGACTGACTACGATAAACTCGAATTGGAAATCTGGACAGACGGACGCATCTCACCTGAAGATGCCCTCAGAAAGTCTGCTATTATCCTTCGCGATCACCTCTGTGTATTCACAGATGACAATCCAGAAGATAGCACAGCGAGCCTCATCCAGACTCCTGAAGACGAAGCTATTCTTAGTAAAATGCTCATCCCTGTAACTTCAGTAGAACTCAGCGTACGTGCTCAGAACTGCTTAAGAAATGCAGAAATTAAGTACCTAGGCGAATTGATTCAGAAAAGTGAATCAGAGATGCTCAAATATAGGAACTTTGGTAAAAAGTCACTCGATGAAATTAAAGATAAAATGCTCGAGATGGGAATCACCCTCAACATGAAACTTAAAGATGAAGTTCGTGTGGCTTTCAATAAGAAACTTGAAAAAGAGGAGATGAAGTCAGATGCGTCATAG
- the rplQ gene encoding 50S ribosomal protein L17 gives MRHRKKVFKIGRSTSHRKCMMANMLTSLFTHGRIKTTVVRAKELSRQASKMITLAKAGDLHQRRQAISVIRDLDAVRELFDNIAPTFKDRNGGYTRVLRMGKRRGDNAELALVELVGFEPNFEEAEEAEEVVAEDAAPAEETSEDTKEA, from the coding sequence ATGCGTCATAGAAAGAAAGTTTTCAAAATTGGCCGTTCTACAAGTCACCGTAAATGCATGATGGCAAACATGCTCACTAGCCTTTTTACTCACGGTCGTATCAAAACTACCGTAGTAAGAGCTAAAGAGTTAAGCCGTCAAGCGTCTAAAATGATTACATTGGCTAAAGCTGGTGATCTTCACCAACGTCGTCAAGCAATCTCAGTTATCCGCGATTTGGATGCTGTTAGAGAGCTTTTCGATAACATTGCACCAACATTCAAAGACCGCAACGGTGGTTACACTCGTGTACTCCGTATGGGTAAGCGTCGTGGTGACAATGCTGAGCTTGCATTAGTTGAGCTCGTTGGTTTTGAACCCAACTTCGAAGAAGCTGAAGAAGCGGAAGAAGTAGTTGCAGAAGATGCTGCGCCTGCTGAAGAAACTTCAGAAGATACAAAAGAAGCGTAA